In the Paenibacillus sp. FSL R7-0337 genome, GAGACAGAAGGCGCTTCCTGAAGTTGAACAATTCCTTCTAGCCATCGATCCTAATCCGCCGGTCAAATTTAGGATAAATGTCGTGGTTGCTAATACCAATGATTTTTACTCCACATTTGGTGTGAAGAAAGGCGATGCTATGTACATTGCCCCTAATGATAGAATTACGCTTTGGTAAAATATTGTATGAGCAAATAAAAGAGACGTAACTCTGACATCGAGTCATACCAAAATCCTTATATTGATCGTTGCCAACGGCACCTCCATTGGATATAAGAATTTTGGCCAAGCAAAGAATTTCCTGATTGGGGTGTAGAAACATTAGGAAATTTAGGTTATTATGTAAAAAACTATAGTTTCTCTCGCGGTATGGAAGGGGAAGGTTTTCGTCGGTTTTCTGTTTTATGCCGAGCAGCGCCTGATTGATGGCGACCATTCGGTTACTCCAATCGGGGTAGTCCAGCTCAATTAGACGTTTATGCACACGAGCAAACTTCTGGTCGCCTTTGTATTTGTCAGCCAACATTCTGTCGCGTCGGTTTTGTTCGCAGATACGCTCGAAAATCGTTCGCAGGATTTTAATGTCATTTTCCAGTTCCTCAGGTGTAGGCGTTTCGGTCAGTTTTTTCTTTTTAAACAGCCGTTCCAATTCCTCATAGAGGGTAACATAGACAGGGTCTTTGTGATCGAAGTTTTGCTGCATCGCCTCACGAGTTTTACGGACTTGCTCTTTGTAATCCTCCACCAAGCCAAGGGGCAGTTCTTGCTCGCTCACCTTGCGGAAGGAGAACACGATTTCCTCAAGTGCCATATTGAGAATGTTCGAGTGATCTTCGGCATTTTCTAACGCTTCGCGTTGGTTGATCAGGGCAAGGCGATTGTTTACTTCCGTCAGCAAATTGTTCAGCTTTTTGAAGTCGAGCTTGTCGGCTAGATCATCATGACCGTAAGTACGGATTAGGTTGCCCAGCACCTTGGCGTTTTCCAAAGCCCGTTTTAGTTCGAGAATTTCGGTGCGGTCATCAATTTCGCTGATCTGCTCGCTGAACCTCTCGGCATTCTGTATATCGTAATAGAATAGCTTCTCGTGAATCAGCCCGATTTCTGCTTCGATTTCTTCTGCAGGTTTGAATAGCGTGCTGTACTGTTGCCATTCTTCTCCGATTTCCTCTTCGAATTCCTTGAAGTAGGCGGCGTTGGTGTTGTCAAACTCGCGCCTGATATCAGCGAAATCCACCACAAAGCCATACCGGAAGTCTTTGTAGGGACGGTTCACCCGTGTTAACGTTTGAAGCAGATTGTGATCTCTGACCACGCGATTCAAGTAAAGCTTCTTCAATCGTTTGGCATCAAAGCCCGTCAGAAGCATATTATTGAGAATAAGCAGGTCGATATTGCCGAGCTTAAACTCATCTCGGTTGTTTCGGCGCGTTTCTATGTCGTCCACATCGTGAAGGATAAGCGATGTTCTTATATCCGGATACTTTTCGCATATGGTCCCGAATAGTTTTTTTCGCAGGTGAAAACATACGGTATAATTGGCTTCCGAGTAAAATTAAAGATATAGACATCGCCATGTATTATAATCACATCGGAGATGATAGTAATTTAAACTGGATAAAAAATATAAACGAAAATGCTCAATTAGTCATTGATGGAGGTTATTTAAAGGATATTCCTTTGCACATTCTATCATCGGATACCGGCGGTGACTGGAGTAGGGTGCAACAACAGCTGTTGCATTGGTCCAACGACAGCCATCAGGAAACCCTAGCTAATTCTAAACATTATATCCATTGGTCTAACAAAGAAGCAGTTCTTAATAAAATTTTAGATATGCTGAACTAGCTAAGGCGCCGGGTCAAAAATTAAGAAAAAGAGCAGGTTATCGAAAAGATAGCCTGCTCTTTTTCTGGCATTGATACCTCTTTCGACAAAGAGATCAGGCCGTCCTTCGTAAAATTTGCCGTTACAGACAGCGCGGTGAACCGTATCATAAGTAGCGGCAAGTTTTTGAAGAAAAACTCGCAAGAGCCTGTATTTGCAGCATGACGACGTTAGGAGCAGGGTAGGTCACACTCCGGTCGGTACGGTGCGTAAACGGGTTTCTGCGGGTTTATTTGCATGCACTCATGAAGAAACGATGAAAATATCCCTGACGATGATGGGGGGATGCACGATTTTTTCAGATGATTTTGCTTGACGAAATCAATTCAGGAGTACAATCATTTTTCTGACTCGAGTGATGCAGTATCCATGCTATCAAAGAAATCGAGAAGAGCAACTGCTACCTTCTCGGGTGCCTCAAGTGCTGCATAGTGGCCGACGCCATCAAGAGAAACCGACTGGACTTCGCCCGACGCTACCTGGCTCATTGTTGCAAATGTAAACTCACCTCCTCCGGCTCCGATTGCTAGCACGGGCATACTCAATTTGTGGGCGGAGGCGAGAGCTGCAATGTCTTCGCCCTCCTGAAGCATAGACTGGTAGAGGCCAATCGCTCCTCGCCAACCGTTGGGACGGGAGTAGGTGCGTACGAACTCGTCGATGTCGGCTTCGGTGATTGCCCTTGGTGTCGCGCTCAAGGTTGGGAATATGAATTGTCCAAGGAACTCACGTTCGCGTCCGGAGAGCAGCATCTCGGGGATTTTCGGAGCAGCAAGAACGCCGATGTACCAGGTACCACCATGTGTGACATCGGCCAGCATTTCTAAGCCGAATCCAGGTAGGCCCATCTCAATCGCGGTGAAGCTGAGTACATCCTCCGGATGGGTAGCCGCGAGGCGGAGGATGGTTGCCCCGCTTATGTCTTGGCCTGTGAGGTGAACTGGGCCAACATTGAGTTCTTTGATAAGAAGATGCAAGTCTTCAGCAGAGGTCTTGCTGTCGTATTGACCAGGCGCATTGTCGGAGTCACCGAAACCGCGGAGGTCTACAGCAAAGACACGGTGATTGTCGGCTAAAAGTGGAATTAGTTTTCGAAAAGTCCACCAAGTCTCAGGAAAACCATGAACCAGTAGGATTGGAGTGCCAGTAGTCCCTGCTGATACGTAGTGAAGCTTCGTTCCGTTAACTTCTGCGTAGTGATGGGAGATACCGGGCAGTGTAGCACCTGTTTTATTTATAGTCATTCAAAAATCCTCCTTAAATACAATTAGACAACCACATTGTCCATTTGTATAATAGACAACGTGGTTGTCTTTGTCAAGTAGTATCGTCATGAGTAACTGAACCACCAGCTTCAAAGTTTCTGCTTCTGGGAGTCCACGAAGGAACAAATCCGGTTTTAACAGACAGGAAAGAAATTGAGCGAAGCGATTTGGAGTATAGTACTTTTGACGGTCAGTGTTAGCTGTGTTAATATAATATTACTATGTCTAATTCAGGTGCTACACTAACAATGCTTTTAATTGGCGGCTATCGTTCACTGGTGGAGGCCGCGCAAACTGAGCTTGCTGCTCGCGGCTATGCGGATGTTCGCCCCGTTCACGACGTGGCAATTCGGGCCATTTCTTCAGGTGCCGACAGCGCTTCGGAGCTAGGCCGGCGCTTAATGGTCTCAAAACAAGCTGCTGCGAAAACCATTGACATACTTCAAAAGCGTGCTTACGTCGTTCGCGAAGTTGATCCACTTGACGCTCGACGCAAATGCCTTCGTGTCACCGCACGCGGGTTAGAAATGCTGCGAGAAGCTGAAGAGATCTTTGATGAGTTGCGTAATAAATGGGCTCAACAGATTGGAAGCGCCCAACTCGAGGAATTAGAGAAATACCTGGCGGAGTTGATTGGAAGTGATCCCAATCGCCTCGATAACTCAGGGTGGCTTGCACGAGACTTAGGGGAGTAGCTCTAGCGTTTAAAACTTTTAATTCAGGACTTGGTTTGGATTGACAACACTTGTTTAGGAAAGTCGCTACAAAAAGCAGGGAATAGGGATGACTAGGGTTTGAGGGTTCGCTGGTATTCTTAGGAGTATCCAAAGCCTTTCAAATGACGATAATGTACCTCGAAGGGGGCTTTTGCCGATTCACAGCAAAAGCCCCTTCCGCCGTTTCGGCAGAAGGGGCCAGTTAATTGTTTGAGTATTGGACGAAAATCCAAATTATTATAATTTATAAGAGATTAGGTTTTCATAGAAAAGGGCTATCCCATTAAGGATGGTCCTTTTCTAACTTGCCGCTTCAGACAGCGCGGTGAACCGTATCATAAGTAGGGCGAAAATAAATTTATAAAAATCAGAAGCCACTTCTGATTTTTCACGGGGATTGGCCGAGGTGGACCACGAGCACATGTGCGGCTGCAGGCGACCCGACCCTCCTTCCTGTTATCTGGCCAGTCAGAATTCTGATTGGCTTTTTTTCTGTTCACACTAAGATTACGGTAACCGTGGGAATAGGGGCACGAAGGAATAGTGGCCGCGCAAAAAAAACGGTTCCCCGGTTATTTAACATAATTATCGTTATGATATTGACAATAGGAATACAAATGTATAATATAAAATTACGTAATGACCATTATGATATTATTTAAACGCCAGTGAGATGATTAAGATTGCCGGCGATACCGGAATCTATGCAGTAAAGCGCTCGGGCATCGGTACGCTAATACTAGGCCGCTGAAGAGCAAAATACATAACAAATACGAAAGTAAAGGAGCAAATATATGACTAGTAAATTTAATGCAAAATCAACCGCCGATCAGGTGCTATCCGGCTTAGATCTCAAGGGGAAACGATTTCTCATTACAGGAGTTTCATCAGGCATTGGCCTCGAAACTACCCGATCACTG is a window encoding:
- a CDS encoding alpha/beta hydrolase; the encoded protein is MTINKTGATLPGISHHYAEVNGTKLHYVSAGTTGTPILLVHGFPETWWTFRKLIPLLADNHRVFAVDLRGFGDSDNAPGQYDSKTSAEDLHLLIKELNVGPVHLTGQDISGATILRLAATHPEDVLSFTAIEMGLPGFGLEMLADVTHGGTWYIGVLAAPKIPEMLLSGREREFLGQFIFPTLSATPRAITEADIDEFVRTYSRPNGWRGAIGLYQSMLQEGEDIAALASAHKLSMPVLAIGAGGGEFTFATMSQVASGEVQSVSLDGVGHYAALEAPEKVAVALLDFFDSMDTASLESEK
- a CDS encoding MarR family transcriptional regulator, translated to MLLIGGYRSLVEAAQTELAARGYADVRPVHDVAIRAISSGADSASELGRRLMVSKQAAAKTIDILQKRAYVVREVDPLDARRKCLRVTARGLEMLREAEEIFDELRNKWAQQIGSAQLEELEKYLAELIGSDPNRLDNSGWLARDLGE